A window of the Fusarium fujikuroi IMI 58289 draft genome, chromosome FFUJ_chr09 genome harbors these coding sequences:
- a CDS encoding related to P-type ATPase — translation MACCYIAAFCISQLVKVYQFLDVDDAIQYNEDEPEFPYPNTKSTDGNYAECEKHNASLVLSLSGMTCSACSSDVESALRNHPDVDQARVSLALQQATLIGRTSSLDSQSIMTLVTDLGYGVELGPRSPQEIIRVLKFKEEIARLKSSLSSLPGCATVIQTVGFLASIGHGRLPSATLFIAHLLCAALTLFAQGRYIPWIHEDGWKAICRGQPNMNTLVSSSISLGTFISFIDLFAYGTADANSYYTTVIGLALVVVAGRYIELMSRRTTSEDLLRVYKPLTKSNYTRLHPTGKTVPQSYLTAGDQIAIPPYSIIPCDCYVTEGTSSINQALITGEALPVQKSVGDFLLGGTRNLGNELVAVVDKEQGNSFYSQLVHGAVEAAGSKDEDNRTVDMVTKYLVGFVMSLAVLVPLKEIYTATESLSYETIRVALARAMTILNCACPCALGIAIPSAVVAAVGTASQNGLLITKGYNTIQKLSNTQSIVFDKTGTLTRAILDVTDFETTKALKKPTTEFWTYTCAVEERSVTSHPIGRAVFTAGVSHLDGPWSETKAFVETRNITTESGKGVSGEVSLGQEPWRRVDIGSRRYLLSCGVSDLPVISQGQGGGAIAVYVAIDRTYAGILYVTDAVRDDAERTIQRLHTMGYATHLLTGDMPQSAHRISQQLKIPVLASEATPQDKLDLIKELQKEGEAVAMVGDGLNDGLSLAAADVGIALYHDVATPTVGATVFILNSRLDSIPLLLEIAELTMKQVRYNLVWVFGYNALALSMASGLFTPYGIVLTPQLAAACMSFSSIFLTLNGFWLRNRLATVFRTEN, via the exons ATGGCTTGTTGTTATATCGCCGCGTTCTGCATTAGCCAGTTGGTCAAAGTTTATCAATTCCTTGATGTCGACGATGCCATACAATACAACGAAGACGAACCCGAATTTCCCTACCCCAACACCAAATCGACGGATGGTAACTACGCGGAATGCGAGAAACATAACGCTTCCCTTGTTTTGTCGCTGTCGGGAATGACATGCTCTGCCTGCTCAAGTGATGTTGAGTCGGCACTGAGAAACCACCCGGATGTGGATCAAGCTCGAGTGTCGTTGGCGTTGCAACAAGCCACATTGATTGGCAGGACATCGAGTCTCGACAGTCAATCAATTATGACACTCGTTACTGATCTGGGATATGGCGTTGAGCTTGGACCGCGATCACCTCAGGAGATAATCCGTGTTCTCAAGTTCAAAGAAGAGATTGCTAGGCTCAAATCAAGTCTGTCCAGTTTGCCTGGGTGTGCAACAGTGATACAGACAGTTGGCTTCCTTGCTTCTATTGGACACGGTCGCTTACCATCGGCCACTCTTTTCATAGCCCATCTACTATGTGCAGCACTTACTCTGTTTGCGCAAGGGCGGTATATACCGTGGATCCATGAGGATGGCTGGAAGGCGATTTGTCGCGGGCAACCTAATATGAACACCCTGGTATCGTCCTCCATCTCTCTTGGAACTTTTATCTCGTTCATCGATCTGTTCGCATATGGAACTGCTGATGCGAACTCATATTACACGACCGTCATTGGTTTGGCTCTTGTGGTGGTGGCTGGGAGATACATTGAACTCATGTCAAGGCGGACGACATCCGAGGATCTACTGAGAGTGTACAAGCCGCTTACAAAGAGTAACTACACGAGACTTCACCCTACTGGGAAA ACTGTCCCTCAAAGCTATCTCACAGCCGGCGACCAAATTGCTATCCCACCTTATTCCATCATCCCATGCGATTGCTACGTAACAGAGGGAACATCTTCTATCAACCAAGCCCTTATCACAGGGGAAGCACTGCCGGTTCAGAAATCCGTAGGGGACTTTCTCCTGGGAGGGACACGAAACTTGGGAAACGAACTGGTGGCTGTTGTCGACAAAGAGCAGGGAAATTCATTTTATTCACAGCTTGTACATGGAGCTGTTGAGGCAGCAGGCTCAAAGGACGAAGATAACCGTACGGTCGATATGGTGACGAAATACTTGGTAGGGTTTGTCATGTCACTGGCAGTATTAGTTCCCCTCAAAGAGATCTATACAGCTACTGAGTCGCTGAGTTATGAGACGATTCGAGTTGCGCTGGCTCGGGCGATGACAATACTTAATTGCGCATGTCCTTGTGCGTTGGGAATAGCCATTCCCTCAGCAGTAGTTGCAGCAGTAG GCACAGCAAGTCAGAAcggtcttctcatcaccaagggaTACAACACCATCCAAAAGCTTAGCAACACTCAATCTATCGTGTTCGATAAGACTGGGACTCTGACACGTGCAATACTAGATGTTACAGACTTTGAAACAACCAAGGCATTGAAGAAACCAACCACAGAGTTCTGGACTTATACTTGTGCTGTGGAGGAGCGCAGTGTCACAAGTCATCCGATCGGTAGAGCTGTCTTTACCGCTGGCGTGAGTCATCTCGATGGCCCTTGGTCAGAAACGAAAGCTTTCGTGGAAACGCGAAACATTACAACTGAATCGGGTAAGGGCGTTTCAGGGGAGGTCTCTTTGGGCCAAGAGCCTTGGCGACGTGTTGATATTGGGAGCAGGCGGTACTTGTTGTCCTGCGGCGTTTCCGATCTCCCAGTAAtatctcaaggacaaggcggCGGTGCGATAGCAGTATATGTTGCTATTGACAGGACATATGCTGGGATTCTCTATGTGACG GATGCTGTTAGAGACGATGCAGAGAGGACCATCCAACGGCTCCATACGATGGGTTACGCAACGCATTTG TTAACTGGTGACATGCCTCAATCGGCACATCGTATTTCCCAGCAGTTGAAAATACCGGTGCTCGCGTCTGAAGCAACGCCTCAAGATAAGCTAGATCTCATAAAGGAACTACAGAAGGAGGGGGAAGCTGTTGCAATG gttggtgatggactGAACGACGGGTTGAGCTTAGCAGCAGCCGACGTTGGCATCGCTCTTTATCACGACGTCGCTACCCCAACAGTCGGTGCAACTGTCTTCATTCTCAATTCACGGCTGGATTCTATACCCCTGCTGCTCGAAATCGCAGAACTGACCATGAAGCAAGTTCGGTATAACCTGGTATGGGTCTTTGGCTACAATGCTCTTGCGTTGAGCATGGCTTCTGGACTCTTCACTCCCTATGGCATTGTGCTAACACC ACAGCTCGCTGCTGCTTGCATGTCATTCTcgtcgatcttcttgacgcTGAATGGGTTTTGGCTACGGAATAGGCTAGCTACGGTTTTCAGAACAGAGAATTAG